CGGTCCCTTGTTCGGGTTCCCTGGCTCTTCCGTGCAGAGGGTACCTACGATCGTACCGATCGCCGAGCTACTCAGAATGAGAGCCGAGCCGGGACCCGCAGGACCTCCGGAAAATTCCGTCGTTGTCGGCGACTCCATCGGGCTCACCGAGCTGTCGAGGGTGCTCACGTAGTCGATGTCCGTGAGACCGTCCTCCGTGCAGCTCAACTTCCCCGAGGCGGAGTTCGTGGGACCGTGGATGAAAGAACAGGGCCGGTCCGAAGGACAGATGTCGTCCCTCGGCACGCAGCTTCCGCCGGGACACTGAGCGTCGCTCGCGCACGCATCCCCGGCCGCGTCACCGCCCACGCACGTGGCCGTGCAGTCCTCGTCCGAAAAAGCCCCACCACAGCTCTTCGCGGCGAAGCCCCGCACGCAAGCACAGGCCACACCGGGGCCTACGTCGACGGGCAAAAGCCCCCCGACGTTCTTGTCGATCCTTTGCGCGACCGGGATTTCGCCCGGCAGGAACTCGTCTCCACCTGCGCTGCGCGACCCGTCCGGACCCGTGGGCTCCCCGACTTCGAAGACGAGCCTCCCGGCGAGCGGCACCGGAATGTCGAACGCCGGATTCCGGACGATCGCCTGGCTCTGCGTGTTCGCGAAGGAACCGAGGTTGAAAACGGCCGACCTCTCCTGCGTGCAGTTCGCGGCGCAGCCGTCGCCGCCGAACGGCCGGCAGTAGCCGCCCGGGCAGGGATCGACGCCCGCACCCGCCGGACCGCCCTGGTTGCACGGAAGCCCGTGATTGTCCCCGCCCTGGCAGAGGCCGCCGTCGTCGCACGTCTCGCTGCCCGAGACGATCCCGTCCCCGCAGATGGTCTCGACCGCGCCTTCGGTCGGCGTGAAGGTCGCCGTGATCGTCGGCGCCCCCGGCGTCGTGGGTGTCGGCGTCAGCGTGGGACCGGTGGGAGGGGTTTCCGTGGGCGTCAACGTCGGAGTCCGCGTGGGAGTCCGCGTCGGCGGCACCGGTGTGCGAGTGTGCGTCGGGGTCAGCGTCGGCGTGTTCGTGGGCTCGGGAGGCGGTGGCTCCGTTCCGTCTCCGCAACCGGAAACCCACAAGAGCCCGCTCAAAAAGGAGATTCCCAGTGCCAGTCGCGCCCCTCGCTTCATGTCGTCCTCCTCTTCGGATGCTGCCTCACGGCTCTTCCGCCCGAGCGGGCAACCCTTAACCGAGTCTTTCTCTCGTTGTCAAGCCAAGAGTGCTTCAGTGGAACTTTTCGACGATGTCCGTGATCCCGAGCCGCCGGAGCGCCTCGAAGAGGTGTTTTTTCACGTCTTTTACGGTCGGAAGCTCGAGGATTTCCCTGGCGAGCTTCGCGGCTTCCCGGTACTCGAGGGCCCGGACGACGCGTTTGATGGCGGGCAGGAAGAAAGGCCCCATGCTCAGGTCCGAAAGCCCCATGCCCAGGAGAAGAACGGTACACTCGGGATCCGCCGCCATCTCGCCGCAGAGCGAGACGGGCTTTCCGGCACGCCTGGCGGCTTCCGCCGTCCGGGCGATGGCCCGGAGCACGGCGGGGTGGAGGGGCTCGTAGAGGGGCGAGACCTTGCGGTTGTTGCGGTCGACGGCAAGGAGATACTGGATCAGGTCGTTCGTCCCGATGCTGAAGAAGTCGACCTCGCGGACGAGCTCTTCGGCGAGGCTCACGGCCGAAGGCACTTCCACCATGATCCCCACGGGCATCCGGGGGTCGAACCTCCTTCCCGCCCGCTGCAGCTCGAACTTGGCCTCCTCGAGAAGTTCCTTGGCCCTCCGGACCTCGTCCACGGAGGAAATCATGGGAAGGAGGAGTCTCACGGGGCCCTCGGCCGCGACGCGCAGGATGGCGCGGAGCTGGACCTTGAACACGTCGGCCATCTCGAGCGAGATGCGGATCGAACGCCAGCCGAGAAAAGGGTTCTGCTCGCGCGGCACGTCGAGGTAGCGCGGGTACTTGTCGGCGCCGAGGTCGAGCGTGCGGATCGTCACCGGCAGGTTCGGCATGCCCTCGACGACCTTCCGGTAGAGTTCCACCTGCTCGTCCTCCGAGAGAAAGTCACGGTGCGAGAGAAAGGGGAACTCGGTGCGGTAGAGGCCCACCCCTTCCGCACCCTGGTGACGGGCGAAGGCGAGCTCGCTCAAAAGGACGATGTTGGCCCGGAGCGCGAGCCGCCTGCCGTCGAGCGTCTCCGCGGGCAGTTCGCGGAGCGTCTCGAGCTCGCGGCTGAAGGCACGGTACTCGCGGTCGAGCCTCTCGTACTCGCGGACGATGTCGGCCGGAGGGTTCACGTACACGACGCCGGCCGTGCCGTCGACGACGAGGTGGTCGTCCTCGCGCACCGACCCGGACAGGTCCTCCACCCCCACGACGGCCGGAATTTCGAGCGACCGGGCGAGGATGGAGGCGTGGGAGGTCACGCCTCCCACCGAAAGCACGATGCCCTTGACGACCTCGGGGTCGATCTGCGCGAAGTCGGTGATGGAAAGCTCGTTCGCCACGAGAACCACCGCGCCGCGCGGGCGGCGCCATCCCCCGGGGCGACCGAGCAGGTGGCGCAGGATCCGGCGCCCGATGTCGCGGATGTCGAGCGCCCGCTCGCGCAAATACGCGTCCCCCATCTCGCGGAAGCGAAGCTCGTACTCGGCGACGACGACCCGTAACGCCGCTTCGGCCGAGAGCCCGGCCGCGATGCGCTCTTCCACCTTGCGGCGGAAGGAGTGGTCCTCGAGGATGAGCCGGTGGGCTTCGAACATCGAGGCGTCCATTTCCGGAAGCGTCGCCTGGACGCGCCGGTACGACTCCGCGGTCTCGCGCACGGCCTCTTCGACCGCCTTCCGGAACCTCTGGATTTCTTGCCGGATACTGCCTTTTCGCTTTTCTTCGTACGGCAGGTCGAGGGACGGCGTGTCGAGAAAGAGGGCACGGCCGATCGCAAAGCCCGGCGAGGCACCCGTGCCCGAGAGCCGGGAGCGGGCTCCGGGCCTCTGCCTCTGCTCGTAGACCTCGAGTTCTCGCAGCGCTTCGCCCATCTTCCTCTGGTAGTCGAGCCGCTCCTCTTCCTTGTCGGCGAGCGTCTCGAGAAGGCGGGCTTGCGCGATGATCCCCGTCACGTGGGCGCCGATGGCCCGGAGAAGCCGGACCTCGCGGGGGCGGAAGCGCCGGCGGCGTTTGGTCTGGACGACGAGAACCCCGGCCGGATTCTGCCGCTCGAAGACAGGGACGCCGAGAAACGAGTGGTACTGCTCTTCGCCCGTCTCGGGGAAAAACTTGAAGCGCGGGTGCCCGAGGGCGTCGATGGCGACGACCGGCTGCATCCGCTCGAGCACGTAGCCGACGAGCCCCTCGTGGAGATCCATGCTCACGCGTCCCACGGAGGAGCGGTCGAGACCGGTGGTCGCCCAGAGCGTGAGCCGTTTTTTCGCGGGATCGTAGAGGTAGAGGGAACACACCTCCGTGTCCATCCGGCGGGCCACGGCCTCGACGATCCGGTCGAGGGTGGCCCGGAGGTCCTGCGACTGCGTGACGATCGCACCGATGTCCTCGAGAAAGGAAAAATCGCTGGGCCCCCGACCCCTGCGCTCCGCCGCTCTCGGCTGCTCCTTGGGCGAAACCGTCATGCCGCAAACGCTTATACCCGAAGGCTCCCCGGGGATACAGAGTCGCTCCGGGCGCCCCGGAAGCCCTCGCCGTCGCGACGCGGTCCCCGGGAGCCGCGACACTCAGGCAGCGGGCGGAGGGAACGCAATCGCCGCGTAGCTCACCGAGTGCTCGTAGTCACCGGTCACGTCGAGCGACGTGTAGTAATCGACGAGCACTCCCTCGACCCTGCCCGCCTCGAGCTCGAGGAGGACTTCGATCGGCCGGCGTCCGCAAACCGTGGCTCCGGTTTCCTCCACGTAGCGGCGGAATCCCGAGGGGTCGGCACGCAAGACGAACTCCACGGCACCGCGGTCGAGCCGGGCCAGCTCCTTCCGCACGTAGTCTTCGTCGAGAGGAGGAAACGGCAGGTAGTCGAAGTCGGCGCCGTAGTGCGTGAAGTCCGAGCTCGCGAGAAAGATCGTGCCCGGCGTGCGCAGCGGAACGAGCGAACTCGCGAGACGCGAGGCGTCGGCCCTCCGGAGCTCGCCGACCATCAGCGGAACGACCGGCACCCCGGGGGCCACGACCTGGAGGAACGGAAGCTGGATCTCGAGCGAGTGCTCTCTCTCGTAGGGAAAGTCGTCGGCTGCGACGAGCGGGTTTCCGCGCAGCGCCTCGACGGAATCCGTCTCGATGCCGACCTCCCCCAGCGGCGTCTCGAAGACCTCGAAGGTCGGCACCGCCACGCCCAGATACGCGCAGTAGTGGCTCGGCGCGAGCAGCACGACCCTCTCGACCGCGGTGTCCCCCACGATCCGGTAGACTCCCGCCGCCGCCTTTCCCGAATACCTGTAGGCCGCGTGCGGCACGACGGCGGCTTCGAGCGCGGAGAGCTCGGCCTCTTCGGCATCCCGAAGGCAGCGCTCGAGTTCCTCGCGGAGTTTCCGCGGGTCCGCCGGGTACCAGCGGCCGGCGAGATTCGAGGGCTTTCTCGCCTTCGCCATCTCCTACGTCCGTTGCCGGGAGTCCTTCTTGCCTACTTCCCCCGTGCGCCCGCGTCAAATGTACAGCAGGACCTCGCGGTCGGCCCTCAGGTCCGAGTAAGCACGCTCGAGCTGGGCCCGGCTGTGGACGTAGGCGCAAACCGTGACGCTCATGTACCTGCCGTGCCGGCTCGTCCGTACCTTCACGCTGTCCCTGGGGATGGGCCCGAGGGTCTCCGACAGGATCTCGCGGACGCGATCGGCGAACGCGTCGGAACTCCGGCCGAAAACCTTGAACGTGTAGACGCAGGGAAACGTCTCGAGTGTCGTCATGGCCGAAGACCTCCTTTCCCCGAAGCCATGCGCTCGCGGAGGGCTCGGATCTCCGAGCGAACATAGCAGTCGCGGCAGGTCACCCATCGCTCCGCGTCGACGAGCCTCAGGTAGGTCGTCGGTTTCTCTCCGTCCTCTCCGGCGACGGAGACGGCTTCCACCGCACCGCCCACCAGCACGTAGTAGTCGACGAGCCACGTTTCGCGCGTGTGCATCGTCTCCCGGACCGCCCTACCGCAGTGCGTGCAGCGCAAACCCGGGGCTGCGCGATCCTGCCCCTGGCTCACGAGCCCCATTCTAGCCCAAAAGGGCGGCAGGGCCACGGCCAAGGTGGCCTCAGCGCTCGCCCGTCGAGATCCCACGTCCCGGGACGGGACCGAGCAGCCACTCGAGGAATTCGTCCCGCCGCGGGTCCAAGCTCTCGGGGGGCGGCTCCGAGCCTCGCCGGAAGACCTCGAGCACGGCACCGGGCGAGCCGGGGAGCACCCGGCGGCCCGTTCTGCGGTCGACGTGCACGAGACTCACGTCCGGCGGGACCGGAAAGTCCGAGATGGGCGTGTCCGCGAGCGCCTCTTTCATGAAGCGAGCCCAGATCGGCGCGGCGACGCGCCCGCCCGTTTCTTTCCGTCCGAGCGTCCGCCGGTCGTCGTAGCCCACCCAGACTCCCGCCACCAGTTCGGGCGTGTAACCCACGAACCAGGCGTCGTAGAAGTCGTTCGTGGTGCCCGTCTTGCCGGCGGCGATCCGCCCGAGCGAACGCGCGCGGGTACCGGTGCCCCTGCGGATCACGTCCTCGAGGATCGAGGTCACCTGATAGGCCGTCGAAGGGGCGAGTACGCGCCGTCTTCGGGGGGAAGCTTCGAAGATGGTGCGCCCCTCGTGGTCGACGATCTTCGTCACGAAAAGCGGCTCCGCCCGAACCCCACCGCTCGCGAAAATCCCGTAGGCCGCGACGAGCTCGAGAAGCGTGACCTCGCCCGAGCCGAGTGCCAGGGAAAGGTTCGGCTCGAACCGCCGCCGGAATCCGAGTCGTCGCAGGTGGGCGAGCAGGGTGCCGATCCCCACCCTGCGGGCGAGCTTCACGGTCGGTACGTTGCGGGAAAAGGTGAGCGCTTCGCGGAGGGTGATCGGGCCGAGAAACTCCTCGTCGTAGTTCTGCGGCATCCACCAGTGGTCTCCGTCGCGGAACGCGACGGGCTCGTCGACGACGACCGAAGCCGGGCTCGAACCCCGCTCGAACGCGGCCGAGTACACGAACGGCTTGAAGGCGGAGCCGGGCTGC
This Candidatus Binatia bacterium DNA region includes the following protein-coding sequences:
- the ptsP gene encoding phosphoenolpyruvate--protein phosphotransferase encodes the protein MTVSPKEQPRAAERRGRGPSDFSFLEDIGAIVTQSQDLRATLDRIVEAVARRMDTEVCSLYLYDPAKKRLTLWATTGLDRSSVGRVSMDLHEGLVGYVLERMQPVVAIDALGHPRFKFFPETGEEQYHSFLGVPVFERQNPAGVLVVQTKRRRRFRPREVRLLRAIGAHVTGIIAQARLLETLADKEEERLDYQRKMGEALRELEVYEQRQRPGARSRLSGTGASPGFAIGRALFLDTPSLDLPYEEKRKGSIRQEIQRFRKAVEEAVRETAESYRRVQATLPEMDASMFEAHRLILEDHSFRRKVEERIAAGLSAEAALRVVVAEYELRFREMGDAYLRERALDIRDIGRRILRHLLGRPGGWRRPRGAVVLVANELSITDFAQIDPEVVKGIVLSVGGVTSHASILARSLEIPAVVGVEDLSGSVREDDHLVVDGTAGVVYVNPPADIVREYERLDREYRAFSRELETLRELPAETLDGRRLALRANIVLLSELAFARHQGAEGVGLYRTEFPFLSHRDFLSEDEQVELYRKVVEGMPNLPVTIRTLDLGADKYPRYLDVPREQNPFLGWRSIRISLEMADVFKVQLRAILRVAAEGPVRLLLPMISSVDEVRRAKELLEEAKFELQRAGRRFDPRMPVGIMVEVPSAVSLAEELVREVDFFSIGTNDLIQYLLAVDRNNRKVSPLYEPLHPAVLRAIARTAEAARRAGKPVSLCGEMAADPECTVLLLGMGLSDLSMGPFFLPAIKRVVRALEYREAAKLAREILELPTVKDVKKHLFEALRRLGITDIVEKFH